One Nicotiana tomentosiformis chromosome 4, ASM39032v3, whole genome shotgun sequence genomic window carries:
- the LOC104088547 gene encoding thaumatin-like protein 1 isoform X2, translated as MDSRFSSSFILIIFIFFCSHRGISGASFNLINRCDYNVWPGILANAGSQKLDSTGFMLAPGDSRVFQAPQEWSGRIWGRTGCNFDGNTGQGNCATGDCGSNQIECNGAGAIPPATLAEFTIFSGTKQDFYDVSLVDGYNLPMAVQAVGGSGPCDTTGCVKDLNRMCPNELRVGDGQACKSACEAFGNPEYCCSGAYASPSTCKPSSYSAMFKNACPKSYSYAYDDPTSTFTCTGADYTITFCPSLTR; from the exons ATGGACTCAAGATTTTCCTCTTCCTTCATTCTTATCATCTTCATTTTCTTCTGCTCCCACAGAG GTATTTCTGGTGctagttttaatttaataaacaGATGTGATTACAACGTATGGCCTGGAATATTAGCCAATGCAGGTAGTCAAAAACTGGATAGTACCGGGTTCATGCTTGCTCCAGGTGATTCACGGGTATTCCAAGCTCCACAAGAATGGTCGGGTCGGATCTGGGGTCGAACCGGTTGTAATTTTGACGGTAACACCGGTCAAGGAAATTGTGCCACAGGCGATTGTGGCTCAAACCAGATAGAATGCAATGGTGCAGGAGCAATTCCTCCGGCCACCCTTGCGGAGTTCACTATTTTCTCAG GTACGAAGCAAGATTTCTACGATGTAAGCTTAGTTGACGGATACAATTTACCAATGGCAGTCCAAGCAGTTGGCGGGTCGGGTCCATGTGATACGACGGGTTGCGTGAAGGATTTGAATCGAATGTGCCCGAATGAGTTGCGGGTCGGGGATGGGCAAGCATGCAAGAGTGCATGTGAAGCATTTGGTAACCCGGAATATTGTTGCAGCGGCGCGTATGCTTCACCTTCCACCTGTAAACCGTCAAGCTATTCGGCGATGTTCAAAAACGCGTGTCCGAAATCGTATAGCTACGCGTATGATGATCCTACGAGTACTTTTACATGTACAGGAGCTGATTATACGATTACATTCTGCCCTTCATTAACAAGGTaa
- the LOC104088547 gene encoding thaumatin-like protein 1 isoform X1 translates to MDSRFSSSFILIIFIFFCSHRGISGASFNLINRCDYNVWPGILANAGSQKLDSTGFMLAPGDSRVFQAPQEWSGRIWGRTGCNFDGNTGQGNCATGDCGSNQIECNGAGAIPPATLAEFTIFSGTKQDFYDVSLVDGYNLPMAVQAVGGSGPCDTTGCVKDLNRMCPNELRVGDGQACKSACEAFGNPEYCCSGAYASPSTCKPSSYSAMFKNACPKSYSYAYDDPTSTFTCTGADYTITFCPSLTSQKSSRDSSMSLSGTGNGQPATGTDGGSGSGSSSPEDPFPFGSSWLPDFMTGDSSRFSYFDSKMAFFIFSLIHFLL, encoded by the exons ATGGACTCAAGATTTTCCTCTTCCTTCATTCTTATCATCTTCATTTTCTTCTGCTCCCACAGAG GTATTTCTGGTGctagttttaatttaataaacaGATGTGATTACAACGTATGGCCTGGAATATTAGCCAATGCAGGTAGTCAAAAACTGGATAGTACCGGGTTCATGCTTGCTCCAGGTGATTCACGGGTATTCCAAGCTCCACAAGAATGGTCGGGTCGGATCTGGGGTCGAACCGGTTGTAATTTTGACGGTAACACCGGTCAAGGAAATTGTGCCACAGGCGATTGTGGCTCAAACCAGATAGAATGCAATGGTGCAGGAGCAATTCCTCCGGCCACCCTTGCGGAGTTCACTATTTTCTCAG GTACGAAGCAAGATTTCTACGATGTAAGCTTAGTTGACGGATACAATTTACCAATGGCAGTCCAAGCAGTTGGCGGGTCGGGTCCATGTGATACGACGGGTTGCGTGAAGGATTTGAATCGAATGTGCCCGAATGAGTTGCGGGTCGGGGATGGGCAAGCATGCAAGAGTGCATGTGAAGCATTTGGTAACCCGGAATATTGTTGCAGCGGCGCGTATGCTTCACCTTCCACCTGTAAACCGTCAAGCTATTCGGCGATGTTCAAAAACGCGTGTCCGAAATCGTATAGCTACGCGTATGATGATCCTACGAGTACTTTTACATGTACAGGAGCTGATTATACGATTACATTCTGCCCTTCATTAACAAG TCAGAAATCTTCACGAGATTCTTCAATGTCTTTGAGCGGCACCGGAAATGGCCAACCGGCCACCGGAACAGATGGCGGGTCCGGTTCGGGTTCCAGTTCGCCGGAGGATCCGTTTCCCTTTGGCAGTTCATGGCTGCCGGATTTTATGACGGGAGACTCATCAAGATTTTCTTACTTTGACTCAAAAATGGccttttttatcttttctttaatTCACTTTTTATTATGA
- the LOC104088546 gene encoding DEAD-box ATP-dependent RNA helicase 28 — protein sequence MADFVFEQPSDEEVEYEENDDEEEEQEEAEDNEDADNKPKKKTQSPWDFSSYSESVADEHSRRSTTSIDFKISKARQQLSEPIAKPVEEDSDSDDSEPHRQEEYRPEDGDDEVDTNVGEKKPFFASSEGVSFQANSFMELHISRPLLRACEALGYSKPTPIQAACVPLALTGRDICGSAITGSGKTAAFALPTLERLLYRPKNRPAIRVLILTPTRELAVQVHSMIGKLAQFMTDIRCCLVVGGLSTKVQEQALRSMPDIVVATPGRMIDHLRNSKSVDLDDLAVLILDEADRLLELGFSAEIRELVRLCPKRRQTMLFSATMTEEIDELIKLSLNKPLRLSADPSTKRPATLTEEVVRIRRMREGNQEAVLLALCTKTFTSKVIVFSGTKQAAHRLKIIFGLLGFKAAELHGNLTQAQRLDALEVFRKQEVDFLIATDVAARGLDIIGVQTVINFACPRDLTSYVHRVGRTARAGREGYAVTFVTDNDRSLLKAIVKRAGSRLRSRIVAEQSIAKWAQVIEQLEDQVAAIMQEEREEMALRKAEMEAAKAENMIAHRDEIYSRPKRTWFVTEKEKKLVQKAAKESSAKENGSESKVMSAEQAEDLKMKEKRKREREKNLPRKKRRKLEAAREQLEDEDDLDEGKGKTKKDKEKSGISLVDLAYRRAKAVKAVNKAVDAGKIVRKTGKKLKPKTRVSESRTDEMQDLFQNDMSEKKQRKPHHGGMKKKSSFKSKSRYKRR from the exons ATGGCAGATTTTGTGTTCGAACAACCTAGTGACGAGGAAGTGGAGTACGAGGAGAATGacgatgaagaagaagaacaagaagaagcaGAAGATAATGAAGACGCCGACAACAAACCTAAGAAGAAGACACAATCTCCGTGGGATTTCTCTTCTTATTCCGAATCCGTCGCCGATGAACACAGCCGCCGTAGCACGACGTCTATTGATTTCAAAATATCAAAAGCCCGTCAACAATTGTCTGAACCTATAGCTAAACCAGTCGAAGAAGATTCTGATTCCGATGACTCAGAACCTCACCGCCAA GAAGAGTACAGACCTGAAGATGGTGATGATGAAGTAGATACGAATGTTGGGGAAAAAAAGCCTTTTTTTGCCTCATCAGAAGGAGTTTCATTTCAAGCGAATTCGTTTATGGAGCTCCATATCTCAAGGCCGTTGCTTCGAGCTTGTGAAGCGTTGGGTTACAGTAAGCCCACCCCGATTCAG GCTGCTTGCGTTCCGCTGGCCTTAACCGGCCGAGATATATGTGGGAGTGCTATAACAGGATCTGGAAAG ACAGCTGCCTTTGCTTTACCGACACTGGAGAGACTGTTGTACCGTCCAAAAAATAGGCCTGCAATTAGGGTTCTTATTCTTACTCCAACAAGGGAGTTGGCTGTTCA GGTTCATAGTATGATAGGTAAACTTGCACAATTTATGACAGATATCAGATGTTGTCTGGTTGTTGGTGGTCTGTCAACCAAG GTGCAAGAACAAGCCTTGAGATCAATGCCTGATATTGTCGTGGCAACTCCAGGACGTATGATAGATCATCTACGGAACTCCAAGTCAGTTGATTTGGATGATCTTGCAGTATTGATTCTTGATGAGGCCGATCGACTACTGGAGCTAGGTTTCAGTGCTGAAATTCGTGAGCTG GTTAGATTGTGTCCAAAGCGGAGACAGACCATGTTGTTTTCTGCGACAATGACCGAGGAAATTGATGAGCTTATCAAGCTCTCTCTCAATAAACCTTTGCGTCTGTCAGCTGATCCATCTACGAAACGGCCAGCAACATTGACTGAAGA GGTAGTTAGAATACGGAGAATGCGTGAAGGAAATCAAGAAGCTGTTCTTCTTGCATTGTGCACCAAGACCTTCACTTCCAAAGTGATTGTTTTCAG TGGTACAAAGCAAGCAGCACATAGGTTGAAAATTATATTTGGTTTACTTGGCTTCAAAGCAGCCGAGCTACATGGAAATCTTACGCAAGCGCAACGTCTAGAT GCTTTGGAAGTTTTCAGAAAACAGGAAGTGGATTTTCTGATTGCAACTGATGTTGCCGCTCGT GGCCTCGACATTATTGGTGTTCAAACGGTTATAAATTTTGCCTGTCCACGTGATCTTACTAG TTATGTTCATCGAGTGGGCCGCACCGCTAGAGCTGGTAGAGAAGGGTATGCCGTTACATTTGTCACAGACAATGATAGGTCTCTTCTAAAAGCCATT GTTAAACGAGCTGGTTCAAGGCTGAGGAGTCGAATTGTAGCAGAACAATCAATAGCTAAGTGGGCACAAGTAATTGAACAGCTGGAAGATCAAGTGGCTGCAATTATGCAAGAAGAGAG GGAAGAGATGGCACTAAGAAAAGCTGAGATGGAAGCAGCTAAG GCTGAGAATATGATTGCCCACAGGGATGAGATTTATTCACGCCCCAAAAGAACATGGTTTGTCACAGAAAAGGAGAAAAAGCTTGTCCAGAAGGCAGCAAAG GAATCATCAGCCAAAGAAAATGGTTCTGAGAGCAAGGTGATGAGTGCCGAACAAGCGGAAGACCTGAAGATGAAGGAAAAAAGGAAGCGAGAGCGGGAG AAAAATCTCCCGAGGAAGAAAAGGAGGAAGTTGGAGGCTGCACGAGAGCAATTAGAAGATGAAGATGACTTAGATGAA GGCAAAGGGAAAACAAAGAAAGACAAAGAGAAATCTGGGATTTCCCTAGTTGATCTTGCTTATCGTCGTGCAAAAGCAGTCAAGGCTGTGAACAAGGCAGTTGATGCTGGCAAGATTGTTAGAAAGACAGGAAAAAAACTGAAACCAAAAACCAGAGTATCTGAATCAAGGACAGATGAAATGCAGGATCTTTTTCAAAATGATATGAGTGAGAAAAAACAAAGGAAACCACATCATGGGGGTATGAAGAAGAAGTCCTCATTCAAGAGCAAGTCACG GTACAAGAGGAGGTAA
- the LOC104088544 gene encoding uncharacterized protein, which produces MTLEDFFTLTEMSNGLTAPARVQELVSIMQKEKERGVKNTIEIMRHWTAVASTIAATENKECLELFIQLDGLHFMNSWLKDAQELESDTNENVAEETITHFLRAIERLHVDKEKSVFSGIMVNVKNLLGHKSSKIQERSRALFDSWEKEKDEDAGSMSDEKEHSGPSLRGVSPSGSREEKSEEHIGENKLLSSRSDDIHPSIVNYTEALDRNLQHTMLKDGSPNSPSLAKSASEDKEKYLAYHAECSATAIDTCTSAVERHCSLDEQKDIPVSESINCLNHVQEVRSPEKLDSAVPKPLDIKTFSSGPDAREESKAVSGQDLQRQNDVKNVDDDKEIFSVDDVSVFSVDEVSVASSKGKIPTDNSVSASHDRSNTVLGAKEDRKYNIDMLQDSSNKHNLEHPKDLSIALMKVDVGGDEKCVSSKSEDDLETDTEFEVPQRGITICSVLEKKGDIELDYGIIDPLEVARQVAIEVEREVQESCSSSEKTRESKVHEPDSPDSRRANGSNKEIPKGTPVLPEVSLAYSEAGPINGTEKVESSQITDAALDLESNDQKGLCHFDLNLEVSSDDIDRPGNPISTSISVVSASRAAAAPGVPGPPLQFEGTLGWKGSAATSAFRPASPRKIPESDKAVSSGGSDSISKQQQSCLDIDLNVAEGGDDRLADLITGKQASVSSTLPSGESSVEASPKKLARLELDLNCVSEEGEAPTNWRVERRLFPDRGDWSHSPSSSSSSKQPSLRNFDLNDQPTFLHDSSDLPFFKKPSQYTNTSGGINSGDSVVSIMGMKVDVNHKDPVSRSVMLPNGRIVENAVDLSTARSGFLGMGSPFPYTHSPATGYNGITPGLAMPFPSAMYGSGGSIPYMVDSRGAPFVPHILGSASAIPPSFYHQPFVISMTGAPVSSGVMPSRSSLDLNTGSILEGGTRNHRGTMQLFDQGPTRSMDDHFRTTSGPSTSSSIGGKRKEPDDGWEPFPFKLHPPPWK; this is translated from the coding sequence ATGACACTCGAGGACTTCTTTACCTTGACTGAGATGAGTAATGGGCTTACAGCGCCTGCTCGAGTCCAGGAGCTAGTCTCTATCATGCAGAAGGAAAAAGAGCGTGGTGTCAAGAATACTATTGAAATAATGAGACATTGGACTGCTGTTGCAAGCACAATAGCTGCAACTGAGAATAAAGAGTGTCTTGAACTCTTTATCCAGCTAGATGGACTTCACTTTATGAACAGTTGGTTAAAGGATGCTCAGGAGTTGGAGAGTGACACAAATGAAAATGTAGCTGAAGAGACAATCACTCATTTTCTACGAGCGATTGAAAGGCTGCATGTCGACAAGGAGAAGTCAGTTTTCTCTGGAATCATGGTGAATGTGAAGAATCTCCTTGGCCACAAAAGTTCTAAGATACAAGAGAGGTCTAGAGCATTGTTTGATAGTTGGGAGAAAGAAAAAGATGAGGATGCAGGTTCAATGAGTGATGAAAAAGAACATTCAGGACCTTCTCTCAGGGGCGTTTCTCCTTCTGGGTCCAGAGAAGAGAAGAGCGAGGAACACATCGGTGAGAATAAGCTGCTGTCGTCAaggtccgatgacatccatccaTCCATAGTTAATTACACCGAGGCATTGGACAGAAATTTGCAGCATACAATGTTGAAAGATGGGTCTCCAAATTCTCCGTCTTTGGCAAAATCTGCTAGTGAAGACAAGGAAAAATACCTGGCTTATCATGCAGAGTGTAGCGCCACTGCAATTGATACATGCACTTCTGCAGTGGAGAGACACTGTAGTCTTGATGAGCAGAAAGATATTCCTGTTTCAGAGTCTATTAATTGTTTAAACCACGTGCAAGAAGTCAGAAGTCCAGAGAAATTAGACTCGGCAGTGCCTAAACCATTAGACATCAAAACCTTCTCTTCAGGTCCTGATGCCAGAGAAGAGTCAAAGGCTGTCTCTGGTCAAGATTTACAAAGACAAAATGATGTCAAAAATGTAGATGATGATAAAGAGATATTTTCTGTTGATGATGTATCAGTATTTTCTGTTGATGAGGTATCAGTGGCCAGTTCGAAGGGAAAAATACCGACAGACAACAGTGTCTCTGCAAGTCATGACAGAAGCAATACAGTTCTTGGAGCTAAAGAAGACAGAAAGTACAACATTGACATGTTGCAAGATTCTTCCAACAAACATAATCTGGAGCATCCCAAAGATTTGAGTATTGCTTTGATGAAAGTGGATGTTGGTGGGGATGAAAAATGTGTTAGTAGTAAAAGTGAGGATGATCTGGAAACTGACACTGAATTTGAAGTACCACAAAGAGGTATTACAATATGTAGCGTGCTTGAAAAGAAAGGTGATATTGAATTAGACTATGGCATCATAGATCCTTTAGAAGTTGCTCGACAAGTTGCAATAGAAGTTGAGAGAGAAGTCCAAGAGAGTTGCAGTTCTTCTGAGAAAACACGGGAGAGTAAGGTTCATGAGCCTGATAGCCCAGATTCTAGGAGAGCAAATGGCTCCAATAAGGAAATACCAAAAGGAACACCTGTTCTGCCTGAGGTTTCACTTGCATACTCAGAAGCTGGCCCAATTAATGGCACAGAGAAGGTAGAGTCCTCTCAGATTACTGATGCTGCTTTGGATCTTGAATCCAATGACCAAAAAGGGCTGTGTCATTTTGATTTGAATCTAGAGGTTAGCTCAGACGACATAGATCGACCAGGAAATCCAATCTCCACGTCCATCTCTGTTGTTTCTGCTTCAAGGGCAGCAGCTGCTCCTGGAGTCCCTGGTCCTCCTTTGCAGTTTGAAGGGACTCTTGGATGGAAAGGATCTGCTGCAACTAGTGCATTTCGGCCAGCCTCCCCTCGCAAGATTCCTGAAAGTGACAAGGCTGTTTCTTCTGGTGGGAGTGACAGCATCTCAAAACAACAGCAAAGTTGCCTTGATATTGATTTAAATGTAGCTGAAGGTGGGGATGATAGACTTGCCGATCTAATTACTGGAAAACAAGCCTCAGTATCATCTACTCTTCCTTCAGGGGAATCTTCTGTTGAAGCTAGCCCAAAAAAATTGGCAAGGCTCGAGTTAGATCTGAACTGTGTTAGTGAGGAGGGTGAAGCACCAACAAATTGGCGGGTGGAAAGAAGACTCTTCCCGGATAGGGGCGATTGGAGTCACTCTCCATCATCGTCGTCGTCATCAAAACAACCATCATTAAGAAACTTTGATCTAAATGACCAGCCGACTTTTCTCCATgattcttcagatctacctttcTTCAAGAAGCCGTCTCAGTATACAAACACCTCTGGAGGTATTAATTCAGGTGATTCTGTAGTATCCATCATGGGCATGAAGGTAGACGTCAACCATAAAGATCCTGTTTCTCGGTCTGTTATGTTACCAAATGGAAGGATAGTGGAAAATGCAGTTGATCTTAGTACTGCAAGAAGTGGTTTCTTGGGAATGGGATCTCCATTTCCGTATACCCATTCTCCTGCCACTGGATACAATGGCATCACACCGGGTCTTGCCATGCCTTTTCCCTCGGCGATGTATGGATCCGGTGGTTCTATCCCTTACATGGTGGATTCCCGGGGGGCACCTTTTGTGCCTCACATTTTGGGCTCTGCTTCAGCAATACCACCATCCTTCTACCACCAACCATTTGTTATAAGCATGACTGGTGCACCTGTTTCTAGTGGGGTGATGCCATCAAGGAGTAGTCTAGATCTCAATACCGGCTCAATACTTGAGGGAGGAACTAGAAACCACAGAGGTACAATGCAGCTTTTTGATCAAGGACCGACCAGGTCAATGGACGACCACTTTAGGACCACCTCAGGACCCTCAACCAGTTCAAGTATCGGTGGGAAACGCAAAGAACCAGATGATGGTTGGGAGCCTTTCCCTTTTAAACTTCATCCTCCACCTTGGAAGTAG
- the LOC104088543 gene encoding uncharacterized protein isoform X3 — MVFHLGGKQLAAGRVLLGAPRTQMRGYCQQFSSGQGGHFHPEVQAFYNGIVFGGLPYLFWAHWQMWKIDQSSNEVYTERSMEIEKILKELS; from the exons ATGGTTTTCCACCTCGGAGG AAAACAATTGGCTGCTGGTAGGGTTTTGCTCGGAGCACCAAGAACACAAATGAG GGGTTACTGCCAGCAATTTTCTTCCGGTCAGGGAGGCCATTTTCATCCTGAGG TTCAAGCTTTCTATAACGGGATAGTCTTCGGTGGGCTTCCCTACTTGTTCTG GGCACATTGGCAAATGTGGAAAATCGATCA GTCAAGTAACGAGGTTTATACTGAGAGGTCTATGGAGATTGAAAAGATCCTGAAGGAGCTCAGCTAA
- the LOC104088543 gene encoding uncharacterized protein isoform X1, whose product MAFRLVGRQMAAGAGRALLGAPTTQIRKQLAAGRVLLGAPRTQMRGYCQQFSSGQGGHFHPEVQAFYNGIVFGGLPYLFWAHWQMWKIDQSSNEVYTERSMEIEKILKELS is encoded by the exons ATGGCTTTCCGTCTCGTAGG AAGACAAATGGCTGCTGGTGCTGGTAGGGCTTTGCTTGGAGCACCAACAACACAAATCAG AAAACAATTGGCTGCTGGTAGGGTTTTGCTCGGAGCACCAAGAACACAAATGAG GGGTTACTGCCAGCAATTTTCTTCCGGTCAGGGAGGCCATTTTCATCCTGAGG TTCAAGCTTTCTATAACGGGATAGTCTTCGGTGGGCTTCCCTACTTGTTCTG GGCACATTGGCAAATGTGGAAAATCGATCA GTCAAGTAACGAGGTTTATACTGAGAGGTCTATGGAGATTGAAAAGATCCTGAAGGAGCTCAGCTAA
- the LOC104088543 gene encoding uncharacterized protein isoform X2 encodes MAFRLVGQMAAGAGRALLGAPTTQIRKQLAAGRVLLGAPRTQMRGYCQQFSSGQGGHFHPEVQAFYNGIVFGGLPYLFWAHWQMWKIDQSSNEVYTERSMEIEKILKELS; translated from the exons ATGGCTTTCCGTCTCGTAGG ACAAATGGCTGCTGGTGCTGGTAGGGCTTTGCTTGGAGCACCAACAACACAAATCAG AAAACAATTGGCTGCTGGTAGGGTTTTGCTCGGAGCACCAAGAACACAAATGAG GGGTTACTGCCAGCAATTTTCTTCCGGTCAGGGAGGCCATTTTCATCCTGAGG TTCAAGCTTTCTATAACGGGATAGTCTTCGGTGGGCTTCCCTACTTGTTCTG GGCACATTGGCAAATGTGGAAAATCGATCA GTCAAGTAACGAGGTTTATACTGAGAGGTCTATGGAGATTGAAAAGATCCTGAAGGAGCTCAGCTAA
- the LOC104088543 gene encoding uncharacterized protein isoform X4 has translation MAFRLVGRQMAAGAGRALLGAPTTQIRKQLAAGRVLLGAPRTQMRGYCQQFSSGQGGHFHPEGHIGKCGKSISQVTRFILRGLWRLKRS, from the exons ATGGCTTTCCGTCTCGTAGG AAGACAAATGGCTGCTGGTGCTGGTAGGGCTTTGCTTGGAGCACCAACAACACAAATCAG AAAACAATTGGCTGCTGGTAGGGTTTTGCTCGGAGCACCAAGAACACAAATGAG GGGTTACTGCCAGCAATTTTCTTCCGGTCAGGGAGGCCATTTTCATCCTGAGG GGCACATTGGCAAATGTGGAAAATCGATCA GTCAAGTAACGAGGTTTATACTGAGAGGTCTATGGAGATTGAAAAGATCCTGA